A genomic stretch from Pradoshia eiseniae includes:
- a CDS encoding glycerophosphodiester phosphodiesterase produces MKKILGLVVGLSAALFLPSYQEAQAEKPPKPHQKTEIVAHRGASGYAPENTLAAFDLAVKMKADYIEIDVQRTKDGKLVIIHDNTVDRTTDGTGKVGSLTFDEIRALDAGSWKSEEFAGERVPTFDEVLKRYKGKIGILIELKSPELYPGIEEETADLLKAYHLDKPRNGKVIVQSFNFESMKKADQLLSRVPIGVLVNRSADTTDEAIEQFSAYAEYYNPSYGLVTEELVAKAHEEGMKVQSWTARSKETVQFLLQMKVDGIITDYPDYVK; encoded by the coding sequence ATGAAAAAGATATTAGGCTTGGTTGTTGGATTGTCTGCGGCACTCTTTTTACCGTCTTACCAGGAGGCTCAAGCGGAGAAACCTCCAAAACCACATCAAAAAACAGAAATTGTAGCTCATCGCGGAGCATCGGGCTATGCTCCAGAGAATACACTTGCGGCCTTTGATCTCGCTGTCAAAATGAAGGCTGATTATATCGAAATAGATGTTCAGCGGACAAAGGATGGGAAGCTTGTTATCATTCATGACAATACGGTTGATCGCACAACAGACGGAACAGGGAAGGTAGGGAGCCTGACATTTGATGAAATTCGCGCTCTTGATGCGGGCAGCTGGAAGTCAGAGGAGTTTGCTGGGGAGCGGGTACCGACATTTGATGAGGTATTAAAGCGGTATAAAGGAAAGATTGGCATCTTAATTGAATTGAAATCTCCTGAATTATATCCCGGAATTGAAGAGGAGACCGCCGACCTCCTGAAAGCCTATCATCTTGATAAACCGCGAAATGGAAAAGTCATCGTGCAATCCTTTAACTTTGAATCAATGAAAAAGGCTGACCAATTATTGTCGCGCGTGCCGATTGGTGTTCTGGTTAACCGGTCAGCAGACACGACAGATGAGGCGATTGAACAATTTTCTGCCTATGCCGAATACTATAACCCTAGCTATGGACTTGTCACGGAGGAGCTTGTAGCCAAAGCTCATGAAGAAGGCATGAAGGTGCAGTCATGGACAGCTAGAAGTAAAGAAACAGTCCAATTTCTGCTCCAGATGAAGGTTGATGGCATTATTACGGATTATCCGGATTATGTAAAATAA
- a CDS encoding methylated-DNA--[protein]-cysteine S-methyltransferase encodes MDLAKLDYPSPLGIIEISGTDEHVQSVLFTERKDILHKKQADTPAVLMECYKQLDEYFQGDRLEFTVPYKLEGTAFQERVWKSLTSVSYGKTATYKDIALLAGNEKAVRAVGSTNGRNPICLLVPCHRIIGANGKMVGYAYGVWRKEWLLAHEKEISNKRISTY; translated from the coding sequence TTGGATTTAGCCAAGCTGGATTATCCATCTCCTCTAGGCATCATTGAAATCAGTGGCACGGATGAGCATGTTCAGTCGGTATTGTTCACAGAGCGAAAGGACATTTTACATAAAAAGCAGGCAGACACGCCAGCTGTGCTGATGGAGTGCTACAAGCAGCTTGATGAATATTTTCAAGGAGATCGACTTGAGTTTACGGTTCCTTACAAACTAGAAGGCACAGCTTTTCAGGAAAGGGTATGGAAGTCACTCACCTCTGTTTCTTATGGAAAGACGGCAACTTATAAAGACATCGCACTTTTGGCGGGTAATGAGAAGGCTGTACGAGCGGTTGGGAGCACAAATGGCCGCAATCCAATCTGTCTCTTGGTGCCTTGTCACCGAATCATTGGAGCAAACGGCAAGATGGTCGGCTATGCGTATGGTGTATGGAGGAAGGAATGGCTCCTCGCACATGAAAAGGAAATCAGCAACAAGAGGATAAGCACCTATTAA